Proteins co-encoded in one Papaver somniferum cultivar HN1 chromosome 5, ASM357369v1, whole genome shotgun sequence genomic window:
- the LOC113280152 gene encoding multiple organellar RNA editing factor 8, chloroplastic/mitochondrial-like, protein MEEPEGEPTRDEIIDTYIKTLSEVLGSEENARMRIYSVSTRCYFAFGALVSEELSYKIEKLPGVRWVLPDCYMDEGNEDYGGEPFINGKAVPYDPKYHEVWIHDQIKQRARERDVQLNSSPGGDVQPNTGGLQHDAHAQNNMGGTPPPNANLGSAPNARYQNNNMPNNDGGECGHAPKQNGGMSFQGGPSEDFNSNGNYQLGRATIVDN, encoded by the exons ATGGAAGAACCAGAAGGAGAACCTACTAGAGATGAGATCATCGATACTTATATCAAAACACTTTCTGAAGTCCTTGGAAG TGAAGAGAATGCAAGGATGAGAATCTACTCAGTCTCAACAAGATGCTACTTTGCTTTTGGTGCACTCGTTTCAGAAGAACTATCATACAAGATCGAAA AACTGCCTGGAGTGCGCTGGGTCCTCCCTGATTGTTACATggatgaaggaaatgaagattATGGAG GGGAGCCTTTCATCAACGGAAAAGCTGTTCCTTATGATCCCAAATACCATGAGGTATGGATACATGACCAAATTAAGCAACGCGCCAGAGAAAGAGACGTGCAACTTAACTCGTCACCTGGTGGAGATGTGCAGCCTAATACGGGAGGCCTGCAACATGACGCACATGCACAAAACAACATGGGAGGTACACCGCCACCAAATGCAAACTTGGGAAGTGCACCTAATGCTAGATATCAGAACAACAATATGCCCAACAACGATGGTGGAGAATGCGGACATGCTCCTAAGCAAAATGGAGGTATGTCCTTCCAAGGAGGGCCATCTGAAGATTTTAACAGCAATGGAAATTATCAATTGGGCCGGGCAACAATTGTAGATAATTGA